The Sulfolobus acidocaldarius DSM 639 genome has a window encoding:
- a CDS encoding NADH-quinone oxidoreductase subunit NuoK, whose protein sequence is MEFGYIGLMVSVVLIGISVYGFLNSKNIVRIFLSSEILVNASILIVFSVSSLTNQVYLPIYFSLFAIGMALVEIVVAFAAIFLYYKNKGSLEVE, encoded by the coding sequence ATGGAGTTCGGTTATATTGGTTTAATGGTTTCAGTAGTTCTAATCGGTATTTCAGTTTATGGTTTTCTAAATAGTAAAAATATAGTAAGAATATTTCTGTCATCAGAAATACTTGTAAATGCCTCAATCTTAATTGTTTTTTCCGTATCCTCATTAACTAATCAAGTCTATTTACCAATTTATTTTTCCCTTTTTGCGATTGGAATGGCTTTAGTGGAAATAGTGGTTGCATTCGCTGCGATCTTCCTCTATTACAAGAATAAAGGTTCTCTCGAGGTGGAGTAA
- a CDS encoding NADH-quinone oxidoreductase subunit J family protein, whose product MSLTSDFQLAFLLLFSVFAIASSLLIVRQKNVFYSAVALGLLGVSVAVIIALLNPIAYSFYSALHLILYVGSAIVFLSVSLVVFRGLEVKERRVAWASILGFITALVVFFAFILTFVENTPTPLQAQVFTLSTFANTLLSDYWFPILILVIALATTLIEALSLARGGK is encoded by the coding sequence ATGTCCCTGACGAGTGATTTTCAGCTGGCATTTCTATTACTTTTTTCAGTCTTCGCAATAGCGTCTTCATTACTAATTGTTAGACAGAAGAATGTGTTCTATTCAGCTGTAGCTTTGGGACTGCTAGGAGTATCGGTAGCAGTTATTATAGCGTTACTTAATCCAATAGCCTATTCATTTTACTCAGCTCTTCACCTGATACTTTATGTAGGCTCAGCAATAGTTTTCCTTTCAGTGTCGTTAGTTGTATTTAGAGGTTTAGAAGTAAAGGAAAGGAGAGTTGCTTGGGCTAGTATATTAGGTTTCATAACTGCATTGGTTGTCTTCTTTGCATTTATCCTAACCTTTGTAGAAAACACACCTACACCTTTACAAGCTCAAGTGTTTACTCTAAGTACATTCGCTAACACACTTCTCTCAGACTATTGGTTCCCGATTCTAATTTTAGTTATAGCTCTTGCAACTACACTTATTGAAGCCTTGTCTTTAGCTAGAGGTGGTAAGTAA
- a CDS encoding proton-conducting transporter membrane subunit, translating to MITPLIIFILSILIAVISFFFNKKVLAGILSIISIGVNIYFGLSYGLYYSVFIQNNIGNFGFTVNDLNLGFVITILIVTLVTAYYSQRYMQKKFHEMGKENWGLYYGLYSLFAISMLYVVVSINLLELYIFLEIALITSFLLILLYGYGDRRRISLMYFIWTHVGTILTLTSIVVLGLTTGTMDIYSSYGVLNNYSVINYSLLIFVIGVIGMLVKGAIAGFNIWLPYAHGEAPTPISILLSPNMVGLGIFTVMIYFYLFPSLSWLAPIFIGWAVITMIYGGLNAMAQKDFKRFLAYSSVSQMGYMLLGASVGFFVGLKSSVLSLPLGVIASILIYVSHGFGKAILFASAGAAITELEERNIDKLGGLYLISPAHTGLSFIGLLNILGLPPSVGLVSEILLLLSVGQLAGTISLGWLVLLVALLMIAIGISSGYGGYLFKKVYSGIKEFKVNMDSAIEYTIPMAILAFCSVVFFFFPQLLVHSLNNFYGIGSVLASSSYYFFILAFLPAIGSLIALVTPKSLNQDVRGGIVVGLIGISLILAVLNLIRSIHAPLFYPSETYTTFSYFSFSSSLLQAILGVFVSGLSFFIALYSIGYMKEDHVLRRYWGFFGFFVTSMLSVVYSNNLLLFLAGWEGTSLASYGLISYWLDDNERNVVGDFGRRIFGIEYLSTPTNSGIRAMIFTRLADVGLAIGLGYLLFLTSLGNPYFGNMALFDGVFRVIPLVYALPYAWLILFFIMIGGIGKSAQFPLTQWLLTAMTGPTPVSALIHAATMVNLGAILTFFLYPFLVYPSPQTTLLSAIMMGVSLFTAIYTSTNALASNEQKVILAYSTADQISLMILSSSTGAFLASVFNNSVYLTAGILVGLVQMLAHGTYKALLFMNAGSVIHFTENRYTGVFRSLYKRLPSIFILQLIGALNLASIPPLVGFWAHNAIGDLVSDAGLIYLYILVEFLGGFYIVRYIVKTFLWGKGEDVHEEGHIGLTMVTAASILALASIVLGVLYYFFLQPFFGNLGLIYSGFDLPSLLAAVLGFILAFVIYMRGVDFSRVAKPLVDFLYYGWFINPALDVLGNSGYRFAQGVYNKFEYGLVDMSLNVKLPRSLVGAGGVLVSKTNTGVLRDYVGLYIAGFVVLIVIVLLVVMVM from the coding sequence ATGATCACCCCCCTTATAATCTTCATTCTTTCTATTCTTATTGCGGTAATTTCTTTCTTCTTCAATAAGAAAGTCCTTGCAGGAATCCTGTCTATAATATCAATAGGTGTAAACATATATTTTGGTCTATCATATGGTTTATACTACTCGGTATTCATTCAGAATAACATAGGAAACTTCGGGTTCACAGTGAATGATCTCAACCTTGGCTTCGTGATAACAATACTAATAGTGACTCTAGTGACTGCCTATTATTCCCAAAGATACATGCAGAAGAAGTTCCATGAAATGGGTAAGGAGAACTGGGGTCTTTATTACGGCCTATACTCTCTCTTTGCTATTTCAATGCTTTACGTTGTAGTTTCTATTAACTTGCTAGAGTTGTATATATTCCTTGAAATAGCTCTAATAACCTCATTCCTATTGATCCTGTTGTATGGTTATGGAGACAGGAGAAGAATAAGCCTGATGTATTTCATATGGACCCATGTAGGAACAATACTCACTTTGACTTCTATTGTTGTTCTAGGTTTGACCACAGGTACTATGGATATTTATTCATCATATGGTGTACTAAACAATTACTCCGTAATCAATTACTCGTTGCTAATTTTCGTTATCGGAGTTATTGGTATGTTAGTTAAAGGAGCTATAGCTGGATTCAACATATGGTTGCCTTATGCCCACGGTGAAGCTCCTACTCCTATCTCCATTTTACTGAGTCCAAACATGGTAGGCTTAGGTATATTTACCGTTATGATTTACTTCTATCTATTCCCCTCACTCAGCTGGTTGGCGCCAATCTTCATTGGATGGGCTGTAATTACAATGATATATGGCGGATTAAATGCCATGGCTCAGAAAGACTTCAAGAGGTTTTTGGCTTACTCTAGTGTCTCTCAAATGGGATATATGTTACTCGGCGCATCTGTTGGTTTCTTTGTAGGTTTAAAAAGTAGCGTTCTGTCTTTACCGTTAGGTGTTATCGCTTCCATTTTGATTTATGTATCTCATGGCTTTGGAAAGGCAATACTTTTCGCCAGTGCGGGAGCAGCAATAACTGAACTAGAAGAGAGAAATATAGACAAATTAGGAGGCTTATATCTCATTTCACCTGCACATACAGGGCTCTCATTTATAGGTCTCTTAAACATCTTAGGCTTACCGCCATCTGTAGGTTTAGTAAGTGAGATACTTCTCTTACTGTCAGTTGGTCAGCTAGCAGGCACAATTAGTTTAGGCTGGTTAGTCTTGTTAGTTGCATTATTGATGATAGCCATTGGCATATCCTCAGGGTATGGTGGTTATCTTTTCAAGAAAGTTTACAGTGGTATCAAAGAGTTTAAAGTCAACATGGATTCAGCTATAGAGTACACTATTCCTATGGCGATATTGGCATTTTGTAGTGTAGTCTTCTTCTTTTTCCCTCAATTACTTGTACATTCACTGAATAATTTCTATGGGATAGGGAGTGTATTAGCATCTTCATCATATTATTTCTTTATTTTGGCGTTCCTTCCTGCTATAGGCTCATTAATTGCGCTAGTAACTCCCAAAAGCTTAAATCAAGATGTTAGGGGTGGTATTGTAGTAGGTTTAATAGGTATATCTTTGATTTTAGCTGTCCTAAATCTAATAAGGTCAATACACGCTCCCCTGTTTTACCCTAGTGAAACCTACACTACATTTAGTTACTTCTCATTTAGCTCTTCATTACTTCAGGCTATTCTAGGTGTCTTTGTTTCAGGTCTATCATTCTTTATAGCTCTATATAGTATAGGATACATGAAGGAGGATCATGTGCTAAGGAGATATTGGGGTTTCTTTGGGTTCTTCGTCACATCTATGCTTTCAGTTGTTTACTCAAACAATTTACTGTTATTCTTAGCAGGTTGGGAAGGCACGAGTCTGGCATCTTATGGATTAATCAGTTACTGGTTAGACGATAATGAGAGAAATGTTGTAGGCGACTTTGGAAGACGTATATTTGGTATAGAGTATTTGTCTACGCCCACTAACAGTGGAATAAGAGCCATGATATTCACCAGACTTGCTGATGTTGGCTTAGCAATAGGTCTAGGCTACTTATTATTCTTAACTTCTCTGGGTAATCCTTACTTTGGAAATATGGCATTATTTGATGGAGTGTTTAGAGTTATACCTCTCGTGTACGCCTTACCTTATGCTTGGCTTATACTTTTCTTCATAATGATAGGAGGAATAGGAAAGAGTGCTCAATTCCCCTTAACTCAATGGCTTCTAACAGCTATGACAGGTCCTACTCCAGTTAGTGCCCTTATACACGCAGCCACAATGGTAAACTTAGGAGCCATATTAACGTTCTTCCTGTATCCTTTCCTTGTGTACCCCAGTCCCCAAACAACACTTTTATCAGCTATTATGATGGGTGTTTCACTATTTACTGCGATTTACACTAGCACCAATGCTCTAGCATCGAATGAACAAAAGGTGATTTTAGCCTACTCCACAGCAGATCAGATATCCTTAATGATACTATCTTCTTCAACAGGTGCCTTTCTTGCTTCTGTCTTCAACAACTCAGTTTACTTAACTGCTGGAATACTAGTTGGACTAGTTCAGATGTTAGCCCATGGAACCTACAAGGCATTGCTATTTATGAATGCAGGTAGCGTAATACACTTCACAGAGAACAGATATACTGGAGTGTTCAGGTCTCTTTACAAGAGATTGCCTTCCATCTTTATTTTACAATTAATAGGAGCACTGAATTTAGCCAGTATACCTCCCTTAGTGGGCTTCTGGGCTCATAATGCCATAGGCGACCTAGTTAGTGATGCTGGGCTAATATATCTTTATATCTTAGTTGAATTCTTAGGAGGATTCTACATAGTTAGATACATAGTAAAAACGTTTTTGTGGGGTAAGGGAGAGGATGTTCATGAAGAAGGTCATATAGGTCTAACTATGGTTACTGCCGCTTCCATATTAGCCTTGGCATCTATAGTCTTAGGTGTCCTTTATTACTTCTTCCTACAGCCATTCTTTGGAAATCTAGGGCTGATCTACAGTGGATTTGATCTGCCCTCTTTGCTTGCTGCAGTTTTAGGCTTTATTTTAGCATTTGTAATTTACATGAGAGGAGTTGACTTCAGTAGAGTGGCAAAGCCTTTAGTAGATTTTCTGTATTATGGATGGTTTATTAATCCTGCGTTAGACGTGTTAGGTAACTCAGGCTATAGATTCGCTCAAGGTGTTTACAATAAGTTCGAATATGGTCTAGTCGATATGTCTCTTAATGTTAAGTTGCCAAGAAGCCTAGTTGGTGCTGGAGGTGTTCTTGTAAGTAAAACAAATACAGGTGTATTGAGGGACTATGTGGGGCTTTACATAGCAGGTTTCGTAGTTTTAATAGTTATAGTTCTTCTTGTGGTTATGGTGATGTGA
- the nuoI gene encoding NADH-quinone oxidoreductase subunit NuoI yields MDQVKEYKKDNPLKAFVDHLQAVGTGLKYAVRPQRITLKYPEEAISLPTGYRGMIRLYKDICIGCTLCALICPADAMKMTTEAGKKLPVINYGRCVFCGFCVDVCPVDALRETRVHDTIFTNRRDLVFRPDKFDQAYDEPPAEKVVRRVKPIIDENKGIKYVPDE; encoded by the coding sequence ATGGATCAGGTGAAAGAATATAAAAAAGATAATCCATTAAAGGCATTTGTAGACCATTTACAAGCAGTAGGCACTGGATTAAAGTATGCTGTTAGACCACAAAGGATTACCTTAAAGTATCCTGAGGAGGCTATAAGCCTTCCAACTGGATATAGGGGAATGATAAGGCTCTACAAGGATATATGTATTGGTTGTACTCTGTGTGCTCTTATATGTCCTGCAGACGCAATGAAAATGACTACTGAAGCAGGAAAGAAGTTACCAGTAATTAACTATGGTAGGTGTGTCTTCTGTGGTTTCTGTGTGGATGTATGTCCTGTAGACGCTTTAAGGGAGACTAGGGTTCATGACACCATATTCACAAATAGGAGAGATCTGGTATTCAGACCAGACAAATTTGACCAGGCTTATGATGAACCACCAGCAGAAAAGGTAGTTAGAAGAGTTAAACCTATAATAGATGAGAATAAGGGTATAAAATATGTCCCTGACGAGTGA